The following proteins are co-located in the Maridesulfovibrio sp. genome:
- a CDS encoding Tex family protein translates to MNSKNISRISSELSIPEKNVKAVVSLLDEGGTIPFISRYRKEATGSLDEVAVAAVSDLFEKLKELDKRRETVIKSIDEQGKLDDGLRKKIEAAETMRQLEDLYLPYKPKRKTKGQVAIQKGLEPLAYKIFAQKCDPVQEAQAYVSAAKGVESVDDALAGVRDIIAEKIAENTVSREAVRSLFERKSLIESKSTKAAQADENKDKASKFRDWFDWREPAKKAAGHRILALLRGERDKFLKVSIRPEEAEGLDILHRKLVRSNSAASRQVELAATDSYKRLLAPQMETELRGVLLEKAEAEAINIFAANLREILLAPPLGGKRVLALDPGFRTGAKLVCLDAQGTLLHNETIYPVTSEGKKKEAARIVHSLVDKYDIEAVAIGNGTAGRETEQFVKELGLDSSIQVIMVNESGASVYSASEIAREEFPDYDITVRGAVSIGRRLMDPLAELVKIDPKSIGVGQYQHDVDQKGLAESLGRVVESCVNMVGVELNTASARLLQSVSGLGPVLAANVIKFREENGPFGSRKELLKVPRLGPKAFEQCAGFLRIRGAKNPLDGTAVHPERYKAVDGIAKDLGADVADLIKSAELRGKIDLEKYVSDDLGLPTLKDIMKELEKPGRDPRKQFEAVKFDDSVKEVSDLREGMILNGIVTNVTAFGAFVDIGVHQDGLVHISRMADDFVRDPATVVHPGQALKVKVLDVDIQRKRISLSMRQSDM, encoded by the coding sequence ATGAATTCCAAAAATATTTCTCGTATTTCGTCTGAACTGAGTATTCCTGAAAAAAATGTAAAAGCTGTTGTGTCCCTGCTTGATGAGGGGGGCACCATTCCTTTTATTTCCCGTTACCGTAAGGAAGCAACAGGAAGCCTTGATGAAGTGGCGGTTGCTGCTGTCAGTGATTTGTTTGAAAAGCTTAAGGAGCTGGATAAGCGTCGCGAGACTGTGATCAAATCTATTGATGAACAGGGTAAGCTGGATGACGGTCTGCGCAAGAAAATTGAAGCAGCCGAAACCATGCGTCAGCTTGAGGATTTGTACCTTCCTTACAAACCCAAGCGTAAAACCAAGGGGCAGGTCGCGATCCAGAAAGGTCTTGAACCGCTTGCCTATAAGATTTTTGCCCAGAAATGCGATCCTGTTCAGGAAGCGCAAGCTTATGTTTCAGCCGCCAAGGGTGTGGAGTCTGTGGACGATGCTCTTGCCGGGGTGCGTGATATCATTGCCGAGAAAATTGCCGAGAACACGGTCAGCCGTGAGGCGGTTCGGTCTTTGTTTGAGCGGAAGTCATTGATTGAATCCAAGTCCACTAAGGCTGCACAGGCTGATGAAAACAAGGACAAGGCTTCCAAGTTCAGGGACTGGTTTGATTGGCGCGAGCCTGCAAAAAAGGCTGCTGGTCACCGCATTCTGGCCTTGTTACGTGGTGAGCGTGATAAGTTCCTGAAGGTGTCCATCCGTCCGGAAGAGGCTGAAGGTCTGGATATTCTGCACCGCAAGTTGGTCCGTTCCAACTCGGCAGCTTCCAGACAGGTCGAGCTGGCAGCAACCGATTCCTACAAGCGTTTGCTGGCCCCGCAGATGGAAACTGAGCTGCGCGGAGTGTTGCTTGAAAAAGCTGAGGCTGAGGCCATAAATATTTTTGCCGCTAACCTGCGTGAAATTCTGCTGGCGCCTCCCTTGGGCGGTAAGCGGGTGCTGGCCCTTGACCCGGGTTTCCGTACCGGGGCCAAGCTGGTCTGCCTTGATGCGCAGGGAACCTTGCTCCATAACGAAACCATTTATCCGGTCACCTCCGAAGGCAAGAAGAAAGAGGCGGCGCGGATAGTTCATTCTCTGGTCGATAAATATGACATCGAAGCCGTCGCAATCGGTAACGGCACAGCCGGACGTGAGACTGAGCAGTTTGTGAAAGAGCTGGGCTTGGATAGCTCAATTCAGGTGATTATGGTCAATGAATCAGGGGCCTCGGTTTATTCGGCTTCTGAGATCGCCCGTGAGGAATTTCCTGACTATGACATTACTGTGCGCGGGGCGGTTTCCATCGGACGCAGGCTCATGGATCCGTTGGCAGAGCTGGTCAAAATCGATCCAAAATCCATCGGTGTGGGCCAGTATCAGCATGATGTGGATCAGAAAGGTTTGGCGGAAAGTCTCGGCAGGGTTGTTGAATCCTGCGTGAATATGGTTGGTGTGGAGCTTAACACTGCCAGTGCGCGGTTGTTGCAATCCGTTTCCGGTCTTGGCCCGGTGCTGGCGGCAAATGTGATTAAATTTCGTGAAGAAAACGGTCCCTTCGGTTCCCGCAAGGAATTGCTCAAGGTTCCCCGTCTCGGACCCAAGGCTTTTGAACAGTGTGCTGGTTTCTTACGCATTCGCGGAGCCAAGAATCCGCTGGACGGCACTGCGGTGCACCCGGAGCGCTACAAAGCTGTAGACGGAATTGCCAAGGACCTCGGCGCTGATGTTGCCGACTTGATCAAGTCTGCAGAGTTACGTGGCAAGATTGATCTGGAAAAGTATGTTTCGGATGATCTCGGTTTACCGACACTTAAGGATATTATGAAGGAGCTGGAAAAGCCGGGACGCGATCCGCGCAAGCAGTTTGAAGCAGTGAAATTTGATGATTCCGTTAAGGAAGTTTCAGACCTGCGCGAAGGTATGATCCTTAACGGTATTGTGACCAATGTAACTGCTTTCGGGGCTTTCGTGGATATCGGGGTTCATCAGGACGGATTGGTTCATATCAGCCGTATGGCTGACGATTTTGTGCGTGATCCGGCAACAGTTGTCCATCCGGGACAGGCCTTGAAGGTCAAGGTGCTCGATGTAGATATTCAGCGCAAAAGAATATCACTGAGTATGCGTCAATCTGATATGTAG
- a CDS encoding shikimate kinase, producing MAKEYIEMTDIEYVVDEQEKRSVYVPGMAKDMLIGGRDSGNVFIFCLNDELRKSIAAKVAEKLGRKYLVVSRSDGNPVLEKVARDDNQIVSLPRGAAKSEKVRQMLKDNGKVIFIMCDFMSLLNASDGSEDAREQISLMLNRFEPSFMEAAHHIVRSDQSEEEILQDVLNKIAI from the coding sequence ATGGCAAAAGAATATATTGAAATGACTGACATTGAGTATGTTGTTGACGAACAGGAAAAGAGAAGCGTTTACGTGCCGGGAATGGCAAAGGATATGCTTATAGGCGGTCGTGATTCCGGTAATGTTTTTATTTTTTGTCTGAATGATGAACTGCGTAAATCGATTGCCGCCAAGGTTGCTGAGAAGCTTGGCCGGAAATACCTTGTGGTCAGCCGTAGCGACGGTAACCCGGTTCTGGAAAAGGTTGCTAGGGACGATAATCAGATTGTCAGTCTGCCGCGCGGGGCAGCCAAGTCCGAGAAAGTTCGTCAGATGCTCAAGGATAACGGCAAGGTTATTTTTATTATGTGCGATTTTATGAGTCTGCTGAATGCATCAGATGGCTCCGAAGACGCTCGCGAACAGATTTCGCTTATGCTCAACCGCTTTGAACCAAGCTTCATGGAAGCCGCGCACCACATAGTGCGTTCTGATCAGAGTGAAGAAGAAATATTGCAGGATGTTTTGAATAAGATAGCTATCTAA
- a CDS encoding methyltransferase domain-containing protein — MSRNAELKKIVAEVGEELIWRPLYDLENKPLAGGIGNEIDGIDPEFKELDFTGKTVCDLGCNIGHFSFHARKQGAREVVGYDLESRVVAGAKKLAGLYCVDNVDFCICNFAKKEPDRTFDMGMLIDIIGKAGIRNGWLDSMLRGLEKRSESEMLLTFRPVYIVDRHLNLTLEEFLEIYPKAKVEDDVFNLLDYVIGFYSENWEMTYISKEHPEKRYYKNTVHFKRR, encoded by the coding sequence ATGAGCAGAAACGCTGAATTGAAAAAGATTGTTGCAGAGGTTGGCGAAGAGCTTATCTGGCGTCCGCTTTATGATTTGGAAAACAAGCCCCTTGCAGGGGGGATAGGTAATGAAATCGATGGCATTGATCCTGAATTTAAGGAACTTGATTTCACTGGTAAAACTGTCTGTGATCTTGGCTGCAACATAGGACATTTTTCTTTTCATGCCCGTAAGCAAGGTGCGCGTGAGGTTGTAGGTTACGATCTGGAATCCAGAGTCGTTGCAGGGGCTAAGAAATTAGCCGGGCTTTACTGTGTTGATAATGTTGATTTTTGCATCTGTAATTTTGCGAAAAAAGAGCCGGACAGGACCTTTGATATGGGCATGCTTATCGATATCATCGGTAAAGCCGGGATAAGAAACGGTTGGTTGGATTCAATGCTGCGTGGGCTTGAAAAAAGGTCCGAATCTGAAATGCTGCTTACTTTTCGTCCAGTTTATATAGTAGATAGGCATTTGAATCTGACTCTCGAAGAGTTTTTGGAAATATATCCAAAGGCAAAGGTTGAAGATGATGTGTTTAACCTGCTTGATTACGTGATTGGATTCTATTCTGAGAATTGGGAAATGACCTATATTTCCAAAGAGCATCCAGAAAAGAGGTATTATAAAAATACCGTCCATTTTAAGCGCAGGTAA
- the cbiQ gene encoding cobalt ECF transporter T component CbiQ, whose protein sequence is MQQLTEPFAYGNSIIHSMHPGFRLACAFLFSLAGALVTNLDAAASVLAAGIIFSIAARLSLSKLLKRLLIVNFFILFLWIFLPFSSAGEPLFSIGPFTATLEGILYTAIITLKSNGVILAMTALISTMEVQTLGAGMQSMKLPDKLCRLLLFSWRYVHVMSMEYNRMHRAAAMRAFSPRTDMRTYRTYAWLMGMLLVRSMDRAQRVWQAMLCRGFDGTFHTLTTYRTGKRDIALLLATLGCVAIFIFLEFNKIEVLL, encoded by the coding sequence TTGCAGCAGTTAACTGAGCCCTTTGCCTACGGCAACTCAATCATCCATTCCATGCATCCCGGATTCCGGCTGGCCTGCGCTTTCCTTTTTTCACTTGCAGGGGCACTGGTTACAAATCTTGACGCAGCAGCAAGTGTATTGGCAGCTGGCATCATATTCTCCATTGCAGCCCGTTTATCACTATCAAAACTGCTCAAACGACTGCTTATCGTAAACTTCTTTATTCTTTTCCTCTGGATATTCCTCCCCTTCTCCAGCGCCGGAGAACCTCTTTTCAGCATAGGTCCTTTTACTGCAACCCTTGAAGGAATTCTCTACACTGCAATCATCACCCTGAAATCAAACGGGGTTATCCTCGCCATGACTGCCCTGATCTCCACCATGGAAGTTCAAACCCTTGGGGCAGGCATGCAATCCATGAAACTTCCGGACAAGCTCTGCCGCCTGCTCCTGTTCAGCTGGCGCTACGTGCATGTGATGAGCATGGAATACAACCGCATGCACAGGGCCGCAGCCATGCGCGCATTCAGTCCCCGGACTGATATGAGGACCTACCGCACATATGCGTGGCTTATGGGCATGCTGCTGGTACGGAGTATGGACCGCGCTCAGAGGGTCTGGCAGGCCATGCTTTGCCGGGGCTTTGACGGGACATTCCATACCCTCACTACATACCGCACAGGCAAACGGGACATTGCCCTGCTGCTGGCAACCCTAGGCTGTGTCGCTATTTTCATTTTTCTTGAGTTTAATAAAATCGAGGTCTTGCTGTGA
- a CDS encoding tetratricopeptide repeat protein: protein MSDKKKAQKLSRRGFLFGGFRKKEDREQVQSAAKPIAAKEVNLDTLAEANVAYENGRFEEAAAKYKEFIKTEPQNADARKRLGHCLYKAEKYIQAKVEFERAIRILGKDNFSYLYLGLLLCRAGAGKKALPVWKLYFDPENITLQREINLQIALIESDSEASFEDAANMVEKVIEETSMIA from the coding sequence ATGTCGGATAAAAAAAAGGCCCAAAAACTTTCCCGGAGAGGATTCCTTTTCGGAGGATTCAGAAAAAAAGAAGACCGTGAACAGGTCCAGAGCGCGGCCAAACCTATTGCCGCCAAAGAAGTCAACTTAGACACCTTAGCCGAAGCAAACGTAGCCTATGAAAACGGGCGTTTTGAAGAAGCTGCCGCCAAGTACAAAGAATTCATCAAGACCGAGCCGCAAAACGCTGATGCCCGCAAAAGGCTTGGACATTGCTTATACAAAGCAGAAAAATACATTCAGGCCAAAGTTGAATTCGAACGGGCAATCCGCATCCTCGGCAAGGACAACTTCTCCTATCTCTACCTCGGCCTATTACTCTGCCGCGCCGGAGCCGGGAAAAAGGCACTCCCTGTCTGGAAACTCTATTTCGATCCGGAAAACATTACCCTGCAGCGCGAAATAAACCTGCAAATAGCGCTCATTGAATCAGATTCCGAAGCATCCTTCGAAGATGCCGCCAACATGGTGGAAAAAGTAATCGAAGAAACTTCTATGATAGCTTAA
- a CDS encoding restriction endonuclease translates to MSERKRNPHQSIRAYCLWCMGGSPQLVRECEDNDCSLYELRGPKTEESQRTCIRAIRRHCLACTVGDRQAIRDCKEKECVIRRFRFGVHPKTMQKRKKRRIEKSHLMLPGL, encoded by the coding sequence TTGAGCGAACGGAAAAGAAATCCTCATCAGTCCATCAGGGCCTACTGCCTGTGGTGCATGGGCGGAAGCCCGCAGCTTGTCAGGGAATGTGAGGACAACGACTGCTCTCTTTATGAATTGCGCGGGCCCAAGACCGAAGAGTCACAGCGAACCTGCATCCGGGCTATCCGCAGGCACTGCCTTGCCTGTACAGTCGGTGACCGTCAGGCCATCCGTGATTGCAAAGAAAAAGAATGCGTAATTCGCCGTTTCCGCTTTGGTGTCCATCCCAAAACCATGCAGAAACGCAAAAAACGGAGAATTGAGAAAAGCCATCTCATGCTTCCCGGACTTTAA
- a CDS encoding hydantoinase B/oxoprolinase family protein: MNVNPILLEVFKNRFAAISEEMGVTLTRTAFSPNIKERRDLSCAVFDHKGDMVAQAAHIPVHLGSMPLSVKSAIEHSDFKDGDMVMLNDPFKGGTHLPDITLVAPVFCEGSTEPAFYVANRAHHSDVGGMASGSMPLSTSLYQEGIIIPPVKIVENGEIVPGVMTLLLNNVRTPVEREGDFAAQIMANITGVTRLKELIAKYGLAKVDFYAASLNDYAESITRNTIKSIPDGTYQFTDYMDGDGVDCENVPISVTMEVKGDSAKLDFTASGDQVTGSVNAVRSITLSAVLYVFRSLIEGDVPTNAGILRPIEVLTRKGSILDANFPAAVAGGNVETSQRVVDVVLGALAEAIPQRIPAASQGTMNNMTIGGMDERTGKPFAYYETLAGGMGASATCRGEHATHSHMTNTLNTPVEALEYSYPFRVKTYCIRKNTGGAGRIPGGDGLVREIELLSSCEITVLSERRVNAPYGLQGGSPGTPGKNILIRDGEEIVKPGKFHSPLKKGDIIRMETPGGGGWGK, translated from the coding sequence ATGAATGTGAATCCGATCCTCCTTGAGGTTTTCAAGAACAGGTTTGCGGCCATCTCCGAGGAAATGGGTGTGACCCTGACTCGTACCGCTTTCTCCCCCAACATCAAGGAAAGGCGCGACCTTTCCTGTGCGGTTTTCGATCACAAAGGTGACATGGTTGCTCAGGCCGCGCATATTCCGGTGCATCTCGGTTCCATGCCGCTTTCCGTGAAATCAGCTATTGAACACAGTGATTTTAAAGACGGCGATATGGTCATGCTCAATGACCCGTTCAAAGGCGGAACCCATCTGCCGGACATTACTCTAGTTGCTCCGGTTTTCTGTGAAGGTTCCACCGAGCCTGCTTTCTACGTAGCCAACCGCGCCCACCATTCCGATGTGGGTGGTATGGCTTCCGGTTCAATGCCGCTTTCCACTTCCCTTTATCAGGAAGGAATCATCATTCCACCGGTAAAGATCGTGGAGAATGGCGAGATCGTACCCGGAGTAATGACCCTGCTGCTCAACAACGTGCGTACCCCGGTGGAACGCGAAGGCGATTTTGCAGCCCAGATCATGGCTAATATCACTGGCGTTACCCGTCTCAAGGAACTTATCGCGAAATACGGTCTTGCCAAGGTTGATTTTTACGCTGCCAGCTTGAACGATTACGCTGAATCAATCACCCGAAACACTATCAAATCCATCCCTGACGGAACCTATCAATTCACCGATTACATGGATGGTGACGGCGTGGATTGCGAAAATGTGCCCATTTCCGTGACCATGGAAGTGAAGGGAGACAGTGCTAAGCTCGATTTCACCGCTTCCGGCGATCAGGTTACCGGAAGTGTTAACGCGGTACGTTCCATCACTCTTTCCGCAGTGCTTTACGTATTTCGTTCACTCATTGAAGGTGACGTACCCACCAATGCCGGTATTCTGCGTCCCATCGAAGTGCTGACCCGTAAAGGTTCCATCCTCGATGCGAACTTTCCGGCAGCTGTTGCAGGCGGTAACGTGGAAACTTCTCAGCGCGTTGTTGACGTTGTTCTCGGTGCGCTGGCTGAAGCCATTCCGCAGCGTATCCCCGCAGCAAGTCAGGGAACCATGAACAACATGACCATCGGTGGTATGGATGAGCGTACCGGCAAGCCTTTTGCCTATTACGAAACACTCGCCGGCGGTATGGGCGCATCCGCAACCTGTCGCGGTGAGCATGCCACCCATTCACACATGACCAACACCCTGAACACTCCGGTGGAAGCGCTTGAGTACAGCTATCCGTTTCGCGTAAAGACTTACTGCATCCGCAAGAATACCGGCGGGGCAGGCAGAATTCCCGGCGGTGACGGTCTTGTGCGTGAGATTGAGCTGCTCTCCAGTTGCGAAATCACTGTGCTTTCCGAGCGGCGGGTAAATGCGCCTTACGGCCTGCAGGGCGGTAGCCCCGGAACTCCCGGTAAGAATATCCTGATCCGCGATGGTGAGGAAATTGTGAAGCCCGGTAAGTTTCATTCGCCGCTCAAGAAGGGCGATATCATACGCATGGAAACTCCCGGAGGCGGGGGTTGGGGTAAATAA
- a CDS encoding AzlC family ABC transporter permease: MESVMNSQKIKQNNILISAFKQALPIMLGYLPVGFAYGVLARKSGISIDNTMIMSLIVFAGSAQFIAVGLIASGASAISVIITTFIVNLRHMLMSAALSPYLKKWSKLEIAGFTFQLTDESFAVHSTRFAKGDTHKGETFLINSIAHAAWVGGTVLGIFSSTLITDVKPMGLDYALPAMFIALLIFQIKDKSHVIVGLITGLLSTALALGGAGQWNVIIATLIGATLGAAVKWGNK, from the coding sequence ATGGAATCAGTAATGAATTCCCAAAAGATAAAACAAAACAACATCTTGATTTCAGCATTCAAACAGGCCCTGCCCATCATGCTGGGATACCTTCCTGTGGGATTTGCTTACGGAGTTCTGGCCCGCAAGTCAGGTATTTCCATTGATAACACGATGATAATGTCCCTGATAGTCTTTGCCGGATCAGCACAGTTCATTGCAGTGGGACTAATTGCTTCCGGGGCTTCAGCTATCTCGGTGATCATTACCACCTTTATCGTCAACCTGCGCCACATGCTCATGTCTGCGGCCCTTTCCCCCTACCTGAAGAAATGGAGCAAACTAGAGATAGCAGGTTTCACCTTTCAGCTCACAGATGAAAGCTTTGCCGTCCACTCCACCCGCTTTGCAAAGGGAGATACACACAAAGGCGAAACCTTCCTGATCAACTCCATCGCCCATGCGGCATGGGTGGGTGGTACCGTACTGGGCATATTTTCCAGCACACTCATAACTGACGTTAAACCAATGGGCCTCGATTACGCTCTTCCGGCGATGTTCATCGCCCTGCTCATTTTCCAGATCAAGGACAAGAGCCACGTCATTGTAGGGCTCATCACCGGACTGTTATCAACCGCACTGGCTCTCGGCGGCGCAGGACAGTGGAATGTAATCATCGCCACCCTGATCGGCGCAACACTCGGCGCAGCAGTTAAATGGGGGAATAAATAA
- a CDS encoding PLP-dependent aminotransferase family protein, which produces MNLDSSDNQYRYKKVEQELSRHIEAGDLVPGDKLPSLRQMSKTLKVSISTVAHAYEELEKRGLIESRPRSGYYVRSEFRTIPTPEIKTTQKLEPHLVTKNKLIRTALETVGNKDLLPLGVVCPCPSNDLLPTRQLAKIMNSVIRENPLDTVGYEMIPGNLDLRRQIAFRSVDCGSKITADELIITTGAMEALYISLRTLTRPGDLVLIQSPSYYCFLQLVENLGLRAIEIPSCPEKGINPDRVNDITRTFDIKACIFSPTFNNPDGSITSDDRKKEIVELLAKRKIPLVEDDVYGEIYFGDSRPRTLKSYDKEGGVLLCSSFSKTIAPGYRVGWLAPGRYLEKALEIKATTNVSCVAVTQMAIARYLRETLYDRHLKKLRAAMKDQMQKMRTEIGLAFPEGTKVTNPKGGSVLWVELPEGKDGVELFFKAREEGIGIVPGTVFSPQDVFSNYIRLSSGSLWSDEIQAGVRRLGELAAE; this is translated from the coding sequence ATGAATCTGGACAGTTCAGACAATCAGTACAGATATAAAAAAGTTGAGCAGGAACTTTCAAGGCATATTGAAGCCGGTGATCTTGTGCCCGGAGACAAACTGCCGTCTCTGCGCCAGATGAGCAAAACTCTTAAAGTATCCATTTCGACTGTCGCGCATGCTTACGAAGAACTGGAGAAACGCGGCCTTATCGAATCCCGTCCGCGCTCCGGCTATTATGTGCGTAGCGAATTCCGCACTATTCCCACTCCGGAGATTAAAACTACCCAGAAGCTTGAACCGCATCTGGTCACCAAGAATAAGCTTATTCGGACCGCCCTTGAAACTGTGGGAAATAAAGACTTGCTTCCGTTGGGCGTGGTTTGTCCCTGCCCCAGCAATGACCTCCTGCCTACCCGCCAGTTGGCCAAGATCATGAACAGCGTAATCCGAGAAAATCCCCTTGATACAGTCGGGTATGAAATGATTCCCGGCAACCTTGACTTGCGCCGTCAGATAGCCTTCCGTTCAGTAGATTGTGGTTCCAAAATCACTGCCGATGAGCTGATCATCACCACCGGAGCAATGGAAGCCCTGTACATTTCTTTGCGTACCCTGACCCGACCTGGAGATCTGGTCCTTATTCAATCACCCTCATATTATTGCTTCCTGCAGTTAGTGGAAAATCTTGGCCTGCGGGCAATTGAAATACCTTCCTGCCCTGAGAAAGGTATTAATCCGGACCGGGTAAATGATATTACACGCACTTTCGACATTAAGGCCTGTATTTTTTCGCCGACTTTCAACAACCCGGACGGTAGTATTACTTCAGATGATCGTAAAAAGGAGATTGTTGAACTCCTTGCTAAACGCAAAATTCCGTTAGTCGAGGATGATGTTTACGGGGAAATTTATTTCGGTGATTCCCGGCCTCGTACACTCAAATCTTACGACAAAGAGGGGGGGGTATTACTTTGTTCATCCTTTTCAAAGACCATTGCCCCCGGTTACCGGGTGGGCTGGTTGGCACCGGGGCGGTATCTGGAAAAAGCCCTTGAGATCAAAGCCACTACCAATGTCTCTTGCGTAGCCGTCACCCAGATGGCTATCGCCCGCTATCTGCGCGAAACCCTTTATGACCGCCATCTAAAGAAATTGCGTGCGGCCATGAAGGATCAGATGCAGAAGATGCGTACCGAGATCGGTCTCGCCTTTCCAGAAGGGACCAAGGTCACCAACCCCAAGGGCGGTTCAGTGCTCTGGGTGGAGTTGCCCGAAGGAAAAGACGGGGTGGAACTTTTTTTCAAGGCCCGCGAAGAAGGTATCGGTATTGTACCCGGAACCGTATTCTCTCCGCAGGATGTATTTTCAAATTACATCCGCCTGTCCAGCGGGTCACTCTGGAGCGATGAAATCCAAGCCGGAGTAAGAAGGCTTGGAGAACTTGCTGCTGAGTAG
- a CDS encoding HDIG domain-containing metalloprotein, translating to MISRDEALELLKSNVKEENLIQHSLESEAVLGALAEKLGQDVELWSITGLLHDLDYSETAETPEKHGLIAAEMLDGKLPEEAIQAIRAHNGDMTGVTPQSDFDFALRCGETVTGLIHANALMRPEKMNGMAPKSLKKKMKAKAFAASVDREIIKECDKIGIELGDFFALSIEAITKVAPEVGLE from the coding sequence ATGATTTCACGTGATGAAGCACTTGAACTGCTCAAGTCAAATGTAAAAGAAGAAAACCTGATCCAGCATTCCCTTGAATCCGAGGCAGTTCTCGGCGCATTGGCAGAAAAACTCGGTCAGGATGTGGAACTCTGGTCCATAACCGGACTGCTGCACGATCTAGATTACAGCGAGACTGCCGAGACCCCGGAAAAACACGGACTTATCGCAGCAGAAATGCTCGACGGTAAACTGCCCGAAGAAGCAATTCAAGCCATCCGCGCCCATAACGGCGACATGACCGGAGTGACGCCGCAGAGCGATTTTGATTTTGCCCTGCGTTGCGGCGAAACAGTAACCGGCCTCATCCACGCCAACGCACTCATGCGTCCTGAAAAAATGAATGGCATGGCACCCAAGAGCCTCAAGAAAAAGATGAAAGCCAAGGCCTTCGCCGCCAGCGTTGATCGTGAGATCATCAAAGAATGTGACAAGATCGGCATTGAACTGGGTGACTTTTTCGCCCTGTCCATTGAAGCCATTACCAAAGTCGCACCCGAAGTTGGATTGGAATAA
- a CDS encoding ABC transporter ATP-binding protein yields the protein MSSSIFSLHNINFSYSGNDVLTNVDFQLNRGQKIGLTGHNGSGKTTLLHIIMGLLKPQSGQVRYLGREMKSEKDFRELRKGVGLLFQQADDQLFCPTVLEDVAFGPLNLGKSPDEARRIAEYTLCTLGLSGYEDRVSYRLSGGEKKLVSLATVLAMKPQALVLDEPTNDLDPSMRERLIDILNSLDIAMLVVSHDLDFLVRITEVEYSCNKGRILREASNFKDNHDYGKCEL from the coding sequence GTGAGTTCTTCCATATTTTCCCTGCATAATATTAATTTTTCCTATTCCGGGAATGATGTCCTCACCAACGTTGATTTCCAACTGAACCGAGGACAAAAAATAGGACTGACCGGACATAACGGGTCAGGCAAAACCACCCTGTTGCATATCATAATGGGCCTGCTCAAACCTCAGTCAGGTCAGGTACGCTATCTGGGCCGTGAAATGAAATCCGAGAAAGATTTCCGTGAATTACGCAAAGGCGTTGGCCTGCTTTTCCAACAGGCCGATGACCAGTTATTCTGCCCGACCGTGCTGGAAGACGTGGCCTTCGGACCGCTCAATCTGGGAAAATCACCTGATGAAGCACGGAGAATTGCCGAGTACACCCTCTGCACACTGGGACTGTCCGGCTACGAAGACCGGGTATCCTACCGCCTTTCCGGTGGTGAAAAAAAACTGGTTTCCCTTGCCACTGTGCTGGCAATGAAACCACAGGCTCTGGTGCTGGACGAGCCCACCAACGACCTTGATCCGTCCATGCGCGAAAGACTGATCGACATCTTGAATTCACTTGATATCGCCATGCTTGTGGTTTCCCACGATCTCGATTTTCTGGTAAGAATCACTGAAGTGGAATATTCATGCAACAAAGGTAGAATCCTGCGTGAAGCTTCAAATTTCAAAGACAATCACGACTACGGAAAGTGCGAGCTTTAA
- a CDS encoding AzlD domain-containing protein, whose product MDQQTILFTLFGMMAVTYIPRMLPAMALSSRDLPPIVAKWLSYVPTAVLSALLMPSLLAPEGVIDLTFSNLYFWVAVPTFAVAIFTRNFFGTVAVGMGLVAAARYFL is encoded by the coding sequence ATGGACCAGCAGACAATACTTTTCACTCTTTTCGGCATGATGGCGGTAACCTACATTCCGCGCATGCTCCCGGCCATGGCCCTTAGTTCCCGCGACCTGCCGCCCATCGTGGCCAAGTGGCTTTCCTACGTACCCACTGCGGTTCTTTCCGCCCTGCTGATGCCTTCACTACTCGCCCCCGAAGGAGTCATCGACCTGACTTTCAGCAACCTTTACTTTTGGGTAGCAGTGCCTACTTTTGCTGTAGCCATTTTCACCCGTAATTTCTTCGGCACCGTGGCTGTCGGCATGGGGCTGGTGGCAGCAGCCAGATATTTCTTGTAA